One window from the genome of Parasteatoda tepidariorum isolate YZ-2023 chromosome 8, CAS_Ptep_4.0, whole genome shotgun sequence encodes:
- the LOC122272482 gene encoding uncharacterized protein (The sequence of the model RefSeq protein was modified relative to this genomic sequence to represent the inferred CDS: added 13 bases not found in genome assembly), with translation MECFTPEESEFLKIVYLKVTPNDKPLDEFFLYDIYEESIVLDYPDKLKELLELANGMKLDFLQLFKNKPHMNADLSHNSLIRNPRIYILITDFGGLNEYNSRLCGSYLLGAADQQLMIDEEMRDEIRDIYCVGEVIDASLRFRSYQLFCLYLHYRYGISHPPFYYELVFRILWSSIPDPYITMEEFTRSFNWAKPQTFRKAMKAWDWYCKLVRDPDSQGKCPRSLQHLSKCIIRRQLKECFQLPKGVEWLDIPKCLKQYLLLRDV, from the exons ATGGAATGTTTCACACCAGAAGAATCCGAATtcttgaaaattgtttatttgaaagtaaCACCGAATGATAAACCTTtagatgaattttttctttatgataTTTATGAGGAAAGTATAGTTTTGGACTACCCCGATAAGCTTAAAGAACTTCTTGAACTTGCGAATGGAATGAAATTGGACTTTCTAcagttattcaaaaataagcCGCACATGAATGCTGATCTATCTCACAATTCTTTGATACGCAATCCCAGAATTTACATACTGATTACTGACTTTGGTGGATTGAACGAATATAACAGTCGCTTGTGTGGATCATATTTACTTGGGGCTGCAGACCAACAGTTAATG TGAGAGATGAAATACGTGATATATACTGTGTTGGGGAGGTAATCGATGCTTCATTAAGATTTAGATCATACCAACTCTTCTGTCTCTACCTTCACTACAGGTATGGAATAAGTCATCCCCCTTTCTATTACGAACTTGTTTTTCGAATTCTGTGGAGCTCCATTCCGGACCCCTACATCACCATGGAGGAGTTCACCAGAAGCTTTAACTGGGCGAAACCACAGACCTTTCGGAAAGCCATGAAAGCCTGGGACTGGTACTGCAAATTGGTGAGAGATCCTGACAGTCAGGGGAAGTGTCCAAGATCATTGCAGCATCTGTCCAAGTGTATCATTAGACGCCAGCTGAAGGAGTGCTTTCAACTGCCCAAGGGAGTCGAATGGTTGGACATTCCCAAATGTCTGAAGCAATATTTGCTTCTAAGAGACGTTTAA